Proteins from one Catenuloplanes atrovinosus genomic window:
- a CDS encoding GNAT family N-acetyltransferase, giving the protein MNDVRDLAVIRRAVASDLDAVNDMHARCSAETRRARYHGQRDRIRRGEWTALCDPPFGFSALVTVERRTVGLVNVIGTDPAALWEAGLLIEDAWQGRGLGTRAAAYLVWEARAAGACGIEALVEADNARGKRVFTRLGAEWSREEPGTLTARVRFSVPAAVSSGPAPSRPPMGACR; this is encoded by the coding sequence ATGAACGATGTTCGCGACCTCGCGGTGATCCGGCGGGCCGTGGCGTCCGATCTCGACGCGGTGAACGACATGCACGCGCGCTGCTCGGCCGAGACGCGGCGGGCCCGCTATCACGGGCAGCGGGATCGGATCAGGCGCGGCGAGTGGACGGCGCTGTGTGATCCGCCGTTCGGGTTCAGCGCGCTGGTCACCGTGGAGCGGCGCACGGTCGGGCTGGTCAACGTGATCGGCACCGATCCGGCCGCGCTGTGGGAGGCCGGGCTGCTGATCGAGGACGCCTGGCAGGGGCGCGGGCTCGGCACGCGCGCGGCGGCCTACCTGGTGTGGGAGGCGCGGGCGGCCGGCGCGTGCGGCATCGAGGCGCTGGTCGAGGCGGACAACGCGCGCGGCAAGCGGGTCTTCACCCGGCTGGGCGCGGAGTGGTCCCGGGAGGAGCCGGGCACGCTCACCGCGCGCGTGCGGTTCAGCGTTCCGGCGGCGGTGAGTTCAGGTCCAGCGCCGTCCCGTCCGCCCATGGGCGCATGTCGGTGA
- a CDS encoding glycoside hydrolase family 76 protein — protein sequence MKRKIVGAVVLAVTAAGGFVAQTSAGSAAELETAAVICNLHCDGRDPAQAGGDRAPVSAAVHGRTLRAHVSDPDTMIWATIENGAAGDETWLDRSFDGGRTWTPAGRTAVPAGSRAWRTGMFNVDDWNARGVGVLRACGKAGDRPEVACTPWVRSTWNAGDRKRAAATALMMRYDQSTGLFDGNAWWTSANAMSALIENARVSGMGSYRYAIANTYDRQINGAWGQFRNEYIDDTGWWGLAWVAAYDLTGDVRYLNTARADADHMHAYWDGVCGGGVWWRSDKQYKNAIANSLYIQLNAVLAQRTGDAAYRARAEAGWAWFRNTGMINGDNLVIDGISLQTCRGVSGPLTYNQGVLIHALTELNRLTGSADALGTARRLADAVTVSGRLTQNGILREPGEQDSCTGDQPAWKGAFARGLGTLDRATGGAYTPWLRRNADTMHAANRNSFDAYGSHWSGPYVDTNHSCQQSALDLLNTV from the coding sequence ATGAAGCGGAAGATCGTGGGAGCGGTGGTGCTCGCGGTGACGGCCGCGGGCGGGTTCGTGGCACAGACCTCGGCCGGCTCGGCCGCCGAGCTCGAGACCGCGGCGGTGATCTGCAACCTGCACTGCGACGGCCGCGACCCGGCCCAGGCCGGCGGCGACCGCGCGCCGGTCAGCGCCGCCGTCCACGGCCGCACGCTGCGCGCGCACGTCAGTGACCCGGACACGATGATCTGGGCGACCATCGAGAACGGCGCGGCCGGCGACGAGACGTGGCTGGACCGGTCGTTCGACGGCGGCCGCACCTGGACGCCGGCCGGCCGGACCGCGGTCCCGGCCGGCTCACGCGCCTGGCGTACCGGCATGTTCAACGTCGACGACTGGAACGCGCGCGGCGTCGGCGTGCTGCGCGCGTGCGGCAAGGCCGGCGACCGGCCCGAGGTGGCCTGCACGCCGTGGGTGCGCAGCACGTGGAACGCCGGTGACCGCAAGCGCGCCGCCGCCACCGCGCTGATGATGCGGTACGACCAGAGCACCGGCCTGTTCGACGGCAACGCGTGGTGGACCAGCGCGAACGCCATGTCCGCGCTGATCGAGAACGCCCGCGTCTCCGGCATGGGCAGCTACCGCTACGCGATCGCGAACACCTACGACCGGCAGATCAACGGCGCGTGGGGCCAGTTCCGCAACGAGTACATCGACGACACCGGCTGGTGGGGCCTGGCCTGGGTGGCCGCCTACGATCTGACCGGCGACGTACGGTACCTGAACACCGCGCGCGCCGACGCCGACCACATGCACGCCTACTGGGACGGCGTGTGCGGCGGCGGCGTCTGGTGGCGCAGCGACAAGCAGTACAAGAACGCGATCGCCAACAGCCTCTACATCCAGCTCAACGCCGTGCTCGCGCAGCGCACCGGCGACGCCGCGTACCGCGCCCGGGCCGAGGCCGGCTGGGCCTGGTTCCGCAACACCGGCATGATCAACGGCGACAACCTGGTCATCGACGGGATCAGCCTCCAGACCTGCCGCGGGGTGAGCGGCCCGCTCACGTACAACCAGGGCGTGCTCATCCACGCGCTGACCGAACTCAATCGGCTCACCGGCAGCGCCGACGCGCTCGGCACCGCCCGCCGCCTCGCCGACGCGGTCACCGTCTCCGGCCGCCTCACCCAGAACGGCATCCTCCGCGAGCCCGGCGAACAGGACTCCTGCACCGGCGACCAGCCCGCCTGGAAGGGTGCCTTCGCCCGCGGCCTCGGCACCCTCGACCGCGCCACCGGCGGCGCCTACACCCCGTGGCTGCGCCGCAACGCCGACACCATGCACGCCGCCAACCGCAACTCCTTCGACGCGTACGGATCCCACTGGTCCGGCCCGTACGTCGACACCAACCACAGTTGCCAGCAGAGCGCCCTCGACCTGCTCAACACCGTCTGA
- a CDS encoding tetratricopeptide repeat protein — MNTESFAELIRSTFRRGDTAEVVRLAEAEVARARAEGDPAGQVEALYALARVAARGGDLDESRRLAGEALAVAVRAGERRLEERPRHVLAAVTRLSGDLLGARTLYEANIALNEELGRPEHVNAETHNLGFTELRLGNLDRARELFARSRETVFARGYDAFVPYVVVAAAALASAEGDHARAARMLGLADRAFAGLGQVPDPDDALELARVREAALAHLGEAALTSEYRAGAALDPTREGLA; from the coding sequence ATGAACACCGAGAGTTTCGCGGAGCTGATCCGGTCCACGTTCCGGCGCGGGGACACCGCCGAGGTCGTCCGGCTGGCCGAGGCCGAGGTCGCGCGCGCCCGCGCGGAAGGCGACCCGGCCGGCCAGGTGGAGGCGCTGTACGCGCTGGCCCGGGTCGCGGCGCGCGGCGGCGACCTGGACGAGTCCAGGCGGCTGGCCGGCGAGGCACTGGCGGTCGCGGTCCGCGCCGGTGAGCGCCGGCTGGAGGAACGCCCCCGGCACGTGCTGGCCGCGGTGACCAGGCTCTCCGGCGACCTGCTCGGGGCGCGCACGCTCTACGAGGCGAACATCGCGCTCAACGAGGAACTGGGCCGGCCCGAGCACGTCAACGCCGAGACGCACAACCTCGGCTTCACGGAGCTGCGGCTCGGCAACCTGGACCGGGCGCGCGAGCTGTTCGCCCGCAGCCGGGAGACGGTCTTCGCCCGCGGGTACGACGCGTTCGTACCGTACGTGGTGGTGGCCGCGGCGGCGCTGGCCTCGGCCGAGGGCGACCACGCCCGCGCCGCGCGCATGCTCGGCCTGGCCGATCGCGCGTTCGCCGGGCTCGGGCAGGTCCCGGACCCGGACGACGCGCTGGAGCTGGCCCGCGTCCGCGAGGCGGCGCTGGCCCACCTCGGTGAGGCCGCGCTGACCAGCGAGTACCGGGCGGGTGCCGCGCTCGACCCGACCCGCGAGGGTTTAGCCTAA
- a CDS encoding TetR/AcrR family transcriptional regulator — translation MGRTAGRSPEDTRRALLAAAGAAVRARGIHASLDEIARFAGVSKGGLIYHFASKDHLILELARDQLAVFQASLDAAIDPADRAPGRLARAYLRSVLADDEVSARESIGLITQLMTVPAVAALARAEVERIDAELAADGLPEDLLALVVAAADGLSAAPLWGGSAGTPAQRRLIERLVHLTRHPELWAVTAPGE, via the coding sequence GTGGGACGGACCGCGGGGCGATCACCGGAGGACACCCGGCGCGCGCTGCTGGCGGCGGCGGGCGCGGCCGTCCGCGCGCGCGGCATCCACGCGTCGCTGGACGAGATCGCCCGGTTCGCCGGCGTCTCCAAGGGCGGGCTGATCTACCACTTCGCCAGCAAGGACCACCTGATCCTGGAGCTGGCCCGGGATCAGCTCGCGGTCTTCCAGGCCAGTCTGGACGCGGCGATCGATCCGGCGGACCGGGCGCCGGGCCGGCTGGCGCGCGCCTACCTGCGTTCGGTGCTGGCCGACGACGAGGTCTCCGCCCGCGAGTCGATCGGCCTGATCACGCAGCTGATGACCGTGCCGGCGGTGGCCGCGCTGGCCCGCGCCGAGGTCGAGCGGATCGACGCCGAGCTGGCCGCCGACGGCTTGCCGGAGGACCTGCTGGCCCTGGTGGTGGCCGCGGCCGACGGCCTGAGCGCGGCACCGCTGTGGGGCGGCTCGGCCGGCACCCCGGCGCAGCGCCGGCTGATCGAGCGCCTGGTCCACCTGACCCGGCACCCGGAGCTGTGGGCGGTCACCGCACCGGGTGAGTAG